Genomic segment of Pseudomonas sp. CCI4.2:
TTTCCAAGGAAGCGGGTACTTACGCCCTCGGACGTCCGGGCTATCCAAGCGCAATACAGCCGTGGCTCACCGACGCGCTGGAAATCAATGCTGAATCGACGGTCATTGATTTAGGGGCCGGTACCGGTAAATTCACTCGATTACTAACGCCCATAGCAAAAAATGTTATCGCCATCGAACCGGTCGAGGCCATGCGACTCGAATTTGCAAAGCAGCTACCAGAAGTAAAAATTTTGGAAGGAACTGCAGAATCTCTGCCTTTGGTTGCTGGAGCGGCCGACGCTTTAGTCTGCGCCCAAGCTTTCCACTGGTTTGCAAACGAAACAGCGCTGGCCGAGATTCACCGAGTGCTTAAGCCGAACGGTCGACTTGGGCTAGTCTGGAATGTGCGCGACGAGTCGGTGGACTGGGTGGCGGCCATCACCGACATCATTACCCCCTACGAATCTGATACACCGCGCTTTCACACGGGGAATTGGCGACTACCGTTCAACGGCCGCTATTTTTCGGCGCCTGAAGTGACCTGCCTAAACTACTCCCACACAGGCACCGCTGAGACGGTAATCATGGACCGCTTCCTGTCAGTGAGTTTCATCGCGGCCCTACCTTCCCAAGAGAAAGCACAGGTGGCAGAGCAATTGCGAAGCTTGATTGCAACCCATCCGGCGCTGCGCGGACGCGACACCATTGAGTTCCCCTATCAAACCCAGGCCTATCGCTGCCAGCGACTGGATTGAAAAAAACAGCCAGGCGTTTACCCAGGGTACACCGGGTAATCGGTGAAACCGACCTCAGTTCCGCCGTAGAGACCACTGTGATTCAGTGGGTTGAGAGGCCAGCCGTTGATCATCCGTTCTGGCAAGTCGGGGTTGGCAATGTAGGGCCGGCCAAAAGCGATGAGATCAGCCAGACCCGCGTCAATGAGCCGCGCGCCGCGTTCGGCGGTATAACGCCCGGCATAGATGATACGGCCGCTGAATGCACGGCGAACATCGCGGCGGAATTGCTCGGGCAAATCGGGTGCGTTGTCCCAGTCAGCTTCGGCGATGGAGACGTAGGCAATACCCGCGTTCTCCAGCACCTTGATCGCTTCAATGTAGGTGTGATGCGGGTCTTCTTCGACGAGCCCGATATACACACGGTCCTCGTCGGTACTGGTGAACAACGGGGAGAAACGCACGCCCAGACGGTCAGGACCAACCACCTCGACCACGGCCTGGACAATCTCCCGCAGGAAACGTAGCCGATTCTCCAGCGAGCCGCCGTATTCATCATCACGCTGGTTGGCGTGCTCAGAGATGAACTGGTTGACCAAATAGCCGTTTGCCGAATGAATTTCGACACCGTCGAAACCTGCCGCCAAGGCATTGCTTGCCGCTTGTGCGTAGAGACCCACCAGCGCTTTAACCTCACCCGTGCTTAATGCACGCGGCATGGACGGCTCTACCAGGTCGCCAGTGCCTGGAGCGGTTTCGATGAACGCCTTGACTTTCTGCGCCTGAATAGCCGACGGCGCCACTGGGGATTCACCGTTGGGCTGCAAGGCATTATGCGAAACCCGCCCAACGTGCCAGAGTTGCGCGAAGATCACGCCGCCGTCGGCATGCACCGCCTCGGTCACTTTCTTCCAGCCATCGATTTGCGCCTGGGTGTAGATGCCGGGTGTCCAGGCATAACCTTGCCCTCGCGGCTCGATCTGGGTGCCTTCGCTAACCATAAAGCCTGCCGTTGCACGCTGCCGGTAGTACAGCGACATCAAGTCGGTGGCGATGTCACCGGGCTGGGCGCTTCTCTGGCGGGTCAGTGGCGGGAAAACGATACGGTTTTTCAGGGTAAGGCGACCCAACTTAACGTGGGTAAATAGAGCGTCATTGTTCATGCTGGGTATTCCGGATTAAGAAATTAAACACCTGGCCTTGTTAGGTTGAAATCAGGTCGGCCGTGCGTCTAATCCTGTGACACGCTTCGATGCGCAGTGGAAACTGCGCATCTACTGGGTTGAGGTCATGTGTTTGCACACACTCATGCGGTACAACTAAGCC
This window contains:
- a CDS encoding alkene reductase → MNNDALFTHVKLGRLTLKNRIVFPPLTRQRSAQPGDIATDLMSLYYRQRATAGFMVSEGTQIEPRGQGYAWTPGIYTQAQIDGWKKVTEAVHADGGVIFAQLWHVGRVSHNALQPNGESPVAPSAIQAQKVKAFIETAPGTGDLVEPSMPRALSTGEVKALVGLYAQAASNALAAGFDGVEIHSANGYLVNQFISEHANQRDDEYGGSLENRLRFLREIVQAVVEVVGPDRLGVRFSPLFTSTDEDRVYIGLVEEDPHHTYIEAIKVLENAGIAYVSIAEADWDNAPDLPEQFRRDVRRAFSGRIIYAGRYTAERGARLIDAGLADLIAFGRPYIANPDLPERMINGWPLNPLNHSGLYGGTEVGFTDYPVYPG
- a CDS encoding class I SAM-dependent methyltransferase, encoding MTFVHKAAQLGFSKEAGTYALGRPGYPSAIQPWLTDALEINAESTVIDLGAGTGKFTRLLTPIAKNVIAIEPVEAMRLEFAKQLPEVKILEGTAESLPLVAGAADALVCAQAFHWFANETALAEIHRVLKPNGRLGLVWNVRDESVDWVAAITDIITPYESDTPRFHTGNWRLPFNGRYFSAPEVTCLNYSHTGTAETVIMDRFLSVSFIAALPSQEKAQVAEQLRSLIATHPALRGRDTIEFPYQTQAYRCQRLD